Proteins encoded within one genomic window of Bradyrhizobium sp. 186:
- a CDS encoding DsrE family protein, with the protein MISANGWSRRGLLAGASILTTGGAAAAKDDRLVDGVAILIDSNEPYVMGYAISYSANLAKHFADKGAKLLIEVVANGKGIDLFRADKTPLVEPLATLRQSLPNLTYSMCASSKAIAEAKEQVLIPLIAGASLVPFGIGRVVDLQLKGWAYIHA; encoded by the coding sequence TCTCTGCCAACGGATGGTCCCGCAGGGGCCTGCTCGCCGGCGCGTCGATCCTCACGACGGGCGGCGCGGCCGCGGCCAAGGACGATCGCCTCGTCGACGGTGTCGCGATCCTGATCGACAGCAACGAACCCTACGTCATGGGGTACGCGATCAGCTATTCGGCCAACCTCGCAAAGCACTTTGCCGACAAAGGCGCAAAGCTGCTGATCGAGGTCGTCGCCAACGGCAAGGGCATCGACTTGTTTCGCGCGGACAAGACTCCACTCGTCGAGCCGCTCGCGACGCTGCGGCAGTCGCTGCCCAATCTCACTTACAGCATGTGCGCGTCGTCCAAGGCGATCGCGGAAGCCAAGGAGCAGGTCTTGATTCCACTGATCGCGGGCGCCAGCCTCGTTCCCTTCGGCATCGGGCGCGTCGTCGACCTGCAACTCAAGGGCTGGGCCTATATCCATGCGTGA
- a CDS encoding TlpA disulfide reductase family protein: MREKPHAPGTALSRRSLLMAAPALIASLRASRAQGGDPSWPPVFETGRNQFTVVRPRAPMAPLRIQDLNGRDIVATAKPGRITLVNFWATWCAACRLDLPALASLAGSRPDRLDIVAICTDTKDLRKIRAFLGGLAVKNLACYVDAYGATAESSGANFRLVGMPVTYLVGTSNHIEGYIAGAPDWLSPAGARLLQFYREQA, from the coding sequence ATGCGTGAGAAGCCTCACGCGCCCGGCACGGCGTTGTCCAGGCGATCGCTCCTGATGGCCGCGCCGGCGCTCATTGCCTCCCTGCGCGCAAGCCGTGCGCAAGGCGGCGACCCGTCCTGGCCGCCGGTGTTCGAGACCGGCCGCAACCAGTTCACGGTCGTGCGGCCTCGTGCGCCCATGGCTCCGCTCCGGATTCAGGACCTCAATGGCAGGGACATCGTTGCAACGGCGAAGCCGGGACGCATCACGCTGGTCAATTTCTGGGCGACGTGGTGCGCGGCCTGCCGGCTCGATCTGCCCGCGCTCGCAAGCCTCGCGGGATCGCGGCCCGATCGGCTCGACATTGTCGCGATTTGCACCGACACGAAGGACTTGCGGAAAATCCGTGCGTTCCTCGGCGGCCTGGCCGTGAAAAACCTTGCGTGCTATGTCGACGCGTACGGCGCGACCGCGGAATCATCGGGCGCGAATTTCAGACTTGTCGGCATGCCCGTCACCTATCTGGTCGGAACGAGCAATCACATCGAGGGCTATATCGCGGGCGCACCCGACTGGCTCTCGCCCGCCGGCGCGCGGCTGCTGCAATTCTATCGCGAGCAGGCCTAG
- a CDS encoding amidohydrolase/deacetylase family metallohydrolase, with amino-acid sequence MPFDLILRGGRVVDPSQKLDAVTDVAFAGGKVAAVGSGLKADPGTDVRDVSRYIVTPGLIDLHTHVYWGGTSLGIDAEEFCRTSGVTTAVDTGSAGPGNFAGFRKHVIEPSQVRILAYLHVSHAGIFGFSHKVMVGESEELRLMNPIDAAKVADANRDLIVGIKVRVGLHASGTSGIVPLDIALEVANEVGMPLMAHIDHPPPSYEEVLARLRPGDVLTHAFRPFPNTPATAQGTVKKVVLEARERGVLFDIGHGKGSFAFKTARAMLANGFYPDTISSDIHLLCIDGPAFDQVTTMSKFLCMGMELSDVIAASTVNAAMAMRRPEFGSLKPGSVGDATLISVKQGQFDYEDVVGEHLVGDRKIVSEGVVIGGRWWHPK; translated from the coding sequence ATGCCTTTCGACTTGATCCTGCGCGGCGGCCGTGTGGTCGACCCGTCCCAGAAGCTCGATGCCGTGACCGATGTCGCCTTTGCGGGCGGCAAGGTCGCCGCGGTGGGCAGCGGGCTCAAGGCAGATCCGGGCACTGACGTGCGCGACGTCTCGCGCTACATCGTGACCCCGGGATTGATCGATCTCCACACCCACGTCTATTGGGGCGGCACTTCGCTCGGCATCGATGCCGAGGAGTTTTGCCGCACCTCCGGCGTGACCACCGCGGTCGACACCGGCAGCGCCGGTCCCGGCAATTTCGCCGGCTTCCGCAAGCATGTGATCGAGCCGAGCCAGGTTCGCATCCTCGCCTATCTGCACGTCTCACATGCCGGCATCTTCGGCTTCTCGCACAAGGTGATGGTCGGCGAGAGCGAGGAATTGCGGCTGATGAATCCGATCGATGCGGCCAAGGTGGCGGATGCTAACCGCGACCTCATCGTCGGCATCAAGGTGCGCGTCGGACTGCACGCCTCCGGCACGTCGGGAATCGTGCCGCTCGACATCGCGCTCGAGGTCGCCAACGAGGTCGGCATGCCGCTGATGGCGCATATCGACCATCCGCCGCCGAGCTACGAGGAGGTGCTGGCACGTCTGCGCCCGGGCGACGTGCTCACCCATGCGTTCCGGCCCTTCCCGAACACGCCCGCGACCGCGCAGGGCACGGTGAAGAAGGTCGTGCTGGAGGCGCGCGAGCGCGGCGTGCTGTTCGACATCGGCCACGGCAAGGGCTCGTTCGCGTTCAAGACCGCGCGCGCGATGCTGGCGAACGGATTCTATCCGGACACCATCTCCTCCGACATCCATCTGCTCTGCATCGACGGCCCGGCCTTCGACCAGGTGACGACCATGTCGAAATTCCTGTGCATGGGCATGGAGCTGTCGGACGTCATCGCCGCATCGACGGTGAACGCGGCGATGGCGATGCGGCGGCCCGAGTTCGGCAGCCTCAAGCCGGGTAGCGTCGGCGATGCCACGCTGATCTCGGTCAAACAAGGCCAATTCGATTATGAGGACGTCGTCGGTGAGCACCTGGTCGGTGACCGCAAGATCGTCTCCGAAGGTGTCGTCATCGGCGGCCGCTGGTGGCATCCGAAATAG
- a CDS encoding VOC family protein, giving the protein MIDGISAITLGTHDMARAVRFYRSLEFEILHGGEAASFTSFRAGSGYLNLIAQPEDKHWSWWGRIIFYVTDVDALYERALAAGWRPSTVPRDAEWGERYFHLTDLDGHELSFARLLQR; this is encoded by the coding sequence ATGATCGACGGGATCAGCGCCATCACGCTCGGCACCCATGACATGGCTCGCGCCGTCCGGTTCTACCGCTCGCTCGAATTCGAAATCCTGCATGGCGGCGAAGCCGCCTCATTTACGAGCTTTCGCGCCGGATCGGGCTATCTCAACCTGATTGCGCAGCCGGAGGACAAGCACTGGTCCTGGTGGGGCCGCATCATCTTCTACGTCACCGACGTCGATGCGCTCTATGAGCGCGCGCTCGCTGCGGGATGGCGCCCCTCGACCGTGCCGCGCGATGCCGAATGGGGCGAGCGCTACTTCCATCTCACCGACCTCGACGGCCATGAGCTCAGCTTCGCGCGGCTGTTGCAGCGTTAG
- a CDS encoding ABC transporter substrate-binding protein: MVHLSRRKLLQLAALAPSALPATWTSLASAAAGTKTLTAVMHSDLRITDPGFTPAIITRDHGYMVYDTLLGIDSGFKVKPQMADWTVSDDKLTYTFTLRDGLKWHDGAPVMAEDCVASLKRWGKSVDSMAQKLMEFTASIDTADARTILFKLKEPYGLVLDTIAKPSSFLPFIMPKRLAETPPDKQIPEQVGSGPFRFVQAEFQPGVKAVYEKNTDYVPRKEPAEWTSGGKVVKVDRVEWITMPDAQTAINALQSGDIDFLEAPSFDMLPVLETNPDITVAILNKFGFQSIGRMNFLHPPFDNPKIRRAALLAINQKDVLDAQVGNPKYYKLCGAYFICDTPLASDEGAETLVKGNGMAEAKKALAESGYDGTPVVILAPGDVGLLKAQPIVVAQLLRQAGFKVDLQATDWQTVVSRRASQKPPKEGGWNMFFTYTGATDLMNPVVNVSIAGKGKNGWFGWPEDAKIEQLRDTYARATTAEEQKKIALDVQKQAYDQVIYIPLGQFQAPSAWRKSLTGVVEGPATPMFWNVDKNE; this comes from the coding sequence ATGGTTCACCTCTCGCGCCGGAAACTTCTCCAGCTTGCTGCCCTTGCGCCGTCTGCCCTTCCCGCCACCTGGACGTCACTGGCATCGGCCGCGGCCGGCACCAAGACCCTCACCGCGGTGATGCATTCCGACCTGCGCATCACCGATCCCGGCTTCACGCCGGCGATCATCACCCGCGACCACGGCTACATGGTCTATGACACGCTGCTCGGGATCGACTCCGGCTTCAAGGTCAAGCCGCAGATGGCCGACTGGACCGTATCCGACGACAAGCTCACCTACACCTTCACCTTGCGCGACGGATTGAAATGGCATGACGGCGCGCCGGTGATGGCGGAGGACTGCGTTGCCTCCCTGAAGCGCTGGGGCAAGAGCGTCGACAGCATGGCGCAGAAGCTGATGGAGTTCACGGCAAGCATCGATACCGCCGATGCAAGGACGATTCTGTTCAAGCTGAAAGAGCCTTACGGCCTGGTGCTGGACACGATCGCCAAGCCGTCCTCGTTCCTGCCATTCATCATGCCGAAGCGGCTTGCGGAGACACCGCCCGACAAGCAGATTCCGGAGCAGGTCGGCTCCGGCCCCTTCAGGTTCGTGCAGGCCGAATTTCAGCCCGGCGTGAAGGCCGTCTACGAGAAGAACACCGACTACGTGCCGCGCAAGGAGCCGGCGGAATGGACCTCGGGCGGCAAGGTGGTGAAAGTCGATCGCGTCGAATGGATCACGATGCCGGACGCGCAGACCGCGATCAACGCGCTGCAATCGGGCGATATCGACTTCCTGGAAGCGCCATCCTTCGACATGTTGCCGGTGCTCGAGACCAATCCGGACATCACGGTGGCGATCCTGAACAAGTTCGGCTTCCAGTCAATCGGGCGGATGAACTTCCTGCATCCGCCGTTCGACAATCCCAAGATCCGCCGCGCCGCACTGCTCGCGATCAACCAGAAGGACGTGCTCGACGCGCAGGTCGGCAATCCCAAATATTACAAGCTGTGCGGCGCCTACTTCATCTGCGATACGCCGCTTGCCAGCGACGAAGGCGCCGAGACCCTGGTCAAGGGCAACGGCATGGCAGAGGCGAAGAAAGCGCTGGCCGAGTCCGGCTATGACGGCACGCCCGTGGTGATCCTGGCGCCGGGCGACGTCGGGCTGTTGAAGGCGCAGCCGATCGTGGTCGCGCAGCTGCTGCGCCAGGCCGGGTTCAAGGTCGATCTCCAGGCCACCGACTGGCAGACCGTGGTCAGCCGCCGCGCCAGCCAGAAGCCGCCGAAGGAAGGCGGCTGGAACATGTTCTTCACCTATACGGGGGCGACCGACCTCATGAACCCCGTGGTCAACGTCTCGATTGCCGGCAAAGGCAAGAACGGCTGGTTCGGCTGGCCGGAGGACGCCAAAATAGAGCAGTTGCGCGACACCTATGCGCGCGCCACCACCGCCGAGGAGCAGAAGAAGATCGCCCTCGACGTCCAGAAGCAGGCCTACGACCAGGTGATCTACATCCCGCTCGGCCAATTCCAGGCGCCGAGCGCATGGCGCAAATCACTGACCGGCGTGGTCGAAGGCCCGGCAACGCCGATGTTCTGGAATGTCGACAAGAACGAGTAG
- a CDS encoding RraA family protein, translating into MSITIAATSVPKPPAAIIEGFRNAPTSVISDNLGRLPGAVGLKPYHRGGKLVGTAFTVRTRPGDNLAIHRALELVGPGDVIVVDGGGDETRALVGEIMKNIAQWRKAEGYVIDGAIRDVAAFAADDFPCFARAVIHRGPYKSGPGEINVPVSIGGSVISPGDIVVGDEDGVVSFAAANAAALLEAVRTQVAREEETLKTIREGRYQGSYGKS; encoded by the coding sequence ATGAGCATCACCATTGCTGCGACCAGCGTGCCGAAACCGCCGGCCGCCATCATCGAGGGTTTTCGGAACGCGCCGACTTCGGTGATATCAGACAATCTCGGCCGGCTGCCGGGCGCGGTGGGGCTGAAACCCTATCATCGCGGCGGCAAGCTGGTGGGGACGGCCTTCACGGTGCGCACCCGTCCCGGCGACAATCTCGCCATCCACCGCGCCCTCGAGCTGGTCGGTCCCGGCGACGTCATCGTGGTCGATGGCGGCGGCGATGAGACCCGAGCGCTGGTCGGTGAGATCATGAAGAACATCGCGCAGTGGCGCAAAGCGGAGGGCTATGTGATCGATGGCGCGATCCGCGATGTCGCGGCCTTCGCCGCGGACGACTTTCCCTGCTTCGCCCGCGCGGTGATCCACCGCGGGCCCTACAAGAGCGGTCCCGGCGAGATCAATGTCCCGGTCTCGATCGGCGGCTCGGTGATCTCGCCCGGTGACATCGTGGTGGGCGACGAGGACGGCGTGGTGTCGTTTGCGGCCGCGAACGCGGCGGCGCTGCTGGAGGCGGTGCGCACCCAGGTCGCGCGTGAGGAGGAGACGCTGAAGACGATCCGCGAGGGCCGCTATCAGGGCTCGTACGGCAAATCCTGA